GGGCGATTACCCCGGCAACACGGGCGCTTGCAGGTTCATCCACATACACGCCGTTACGGTAGACCTTCACCCAGGGGTCTACCATGTAGACGCGGGCGGTACCGTAATCACCGATTGCGGCAATCGCGGCGGCATCGTTGGCATTCGGTCCATCGACCAGGATAACGGCGCGCATGCGCTCCGCGATGCCTTCCAGTTCTGCGGCTACGGGGTTCTTCAAGAAGGTGCCGGGGTTTTCGGCATCCTCGGTGCGCTGATGCGTGAAGCCGGGGGCAAGCAGAATACGGGGGGTGAAGCCAAGTACCGACTTAGACGAAAGCAGGGCGTGAACACCCTCATATGCGCCGGTTACACCATCAACCCCGCCAACCACGTTGGTCATGGTTGCCGCGTCGTTGGCTCCGGCCTCTACGCGAATCACCACAACCATAGCGCCGCACTGGTCCATAATGGCATCCAGGGCGGCAGGAAGCGTACCGGCATAATTGCCCACGGTATCCAGCTTGGCGGCTTCCTTGCGGCTGCCAGCGATGAGCACGGGCGTATTCAGGGGGAATGCCGCCGCGTCTGCATCCGGTGCCGTACCCACAATGCCGATAACGGATGATTTGACCGTCCGAATCGGGCGCG
This region of Desulfovibrio subterraneus genomic DNA includes:
- a CDS encoding phage tail sheath C-terminal domain-containing protein translates to MPEQFLHGVEVVEIDAGPRPIRTVKSSVIGIVGTAPDADAAAFPLNTPVLIAGSRKEAAKLDTVGNYAGTLPAALDAIMDQCGAMVVVIRVEAGANDAATMTNVVGGVDGVTGAYEGVHALLSSKSVLGFTPRILLAPGFTHQRTEDAENPGTFLKNPVAAELEGIAERMRAVILVDGPNANDAAAIAAIGDYGTARVYMVDPWVKVYRNGVYVDEPASARVAGVIARTDNDKGFWWSPSNKPIYGISGTSRPVDFTLGDVNCRANALNEKNVATIINEGGYILWGNRTASTDPKWAFLSVRRTADMINESLLQAHLWAVDRNITKTYVQDVIEGVNAYLRHLKAVGAILGGSCWADPELNTPDQIAQGKIYFDFDFTPPYPAEHITFRSHMVNDYITEVFE